The Limnospira fusiformis SAG 85.79 genomic interval TACAGCGAATGGTTTGTCCATTAACCACAATGGCTTCATCTTGGGATTCTACTTGACCGTCAAAACGTTTGTGGGTAGAGTCGTATTTTAACAGGTATGCTAAGGCATCAGCCGGGACTAGATCATTAATGCCGACAAACTGAATGTCAGGGTGTTTGCTACCATAGCGCATGACTAAGCGTCCGATGCGACCAAATCCGTTAATACCTACTTTAATTGTCATGATTCAGATAATCCTCCGTTGGGATAACACCACTGTTTAAATACTGTCAAAAACTTGGTTTTAACAGCAAAATTTTGGGGCTAGAAATAATTTTCTAGCCGAGAAAATAGCAAGGGACAGAGTTCAACTGCTGGTATTCTACCACAGAGAGCAGATTGGTAATGCAGCTTAAACAATTATTAATTGTTAAACAAGTATGCGATCGCCCTAGGGGGAGATTACCATAGCCACCTTACCACAGCTATATGCTTTTCTCAAATTTCGGGGCATCCCAAGAATCTTAAATTAATATTAAATTAGTGGTCTGATGTCAGGATTTCCTCAAATTTGCCGATATCATTTATGCACAATTATGGGATTTTGTCAACTCCTAGATAAGTGGCGATCGGCTGATATGATCTAGTTGTAAAATTTGAGTAACGGGGTTTAAACCCAGGTTAAGAAAAACTAAAAAAAACCAAAATTATACATCCTTTGGTGTGATTGGCTGTAGGATTTGAAGTGTGACGGTAACAACGGCTCAATGGGCTCGAAGAACTAAAGCCCAGACTAACCAAGATAGCCCAGTTTAACGGGAAGATTGCCCATATCCCTAAAGACAGGTTGCATAAGTTGACGACCAATTTGGCCAAAAACCAAAACTAGATTGGGATGGAAAACCTGGAACTGTCCGGGAGAAGGCGATCGGCAAGAATTGAAGTTCCTAACTTTTGGAGGCTTACATATTATGACTAAACGTAAGCGTATCGGGATTTTGACCAGTGGAGGAGACTGTCCCGGTCTGAATGCAGTAATTCGCGCGGTCGTGAATTATGCTACTTGTGAATATAATTGGGAAGTACGGGGCATTCCCTATGCCACCCAGGGCCTAATTGAGCGTAAAAGTGTTGTGTTGAACCGCTATGGATTAGAACGCCATGGGATTGACCCGTTACTGAGTATGGGTGGGACTATTCTGGGGTCCATTAATAAGGGAGATACCGAGGCTCAAGCTGATGAGGTAATTTCTGGCTACCATGACTTGGAATTGGATGCTCTGATCGCTATTGGTGGAGACGGTAGCCTTGCCATTTTGCACAAATTGGCGAAAAAGGGCAATATGAACCTGGTAGGGGTTCCCAAGACTATTGATAATGATGTCGCTTGTACGGAACTCTCGGTGGGTTTTAATTCCGCTGTGAGTACAATTTTAGATTCCCTCGATCGCCTTAGCTGTACGGCTGCGAGCCATGATCGGGTGATGGTTGTCGAAGTTATGGGTCGCACCACCGGACACTTAGCTCTACATTCTGGAATTGTTGGCGGCGCAGATGCTATCTTGATTCCAGAAATTCGCTATTCTGTCTCTGGTTTGTGTAAACGCATACAGCAGTTACGGAATTTATGGGAGCGCAAATTTGCGATCGTCGTCGTCGCTGAAGGTGCTAAAACTACCAGCGGAGAGTCCCGGTCTTATAAAGATGCTTTGGGAGAAGTGCGATTACGCGGTATAGGTGAATATGTGGCTACGGAAATTGAAACTACACTAGGGGTAGAATCGCGAGCTACAGTCCTTGGTCATGTCCAGCGGGGTGGTGCGCCTTCCTCTCAAGATCGCTTGCTGGCTACCGCTTTTGGTAAAACTGCTGTTGATGTGATTGCGGCTGAGGACTATGGCAAAATGGTGGCTTGGAGCAACCACCAAGTTGTCACCGTCTCCCTCGAAAAGGTATTTCAGAATAGCCCCCGCCTACTTGACCCTAATGGATTTTGGATAGAAACAGCCAGGGCTCTTGGTGTCTATCTGGGAGAAGAATCAGAAATACACAGTACCTGTTCCACCAGCCAAAATGGTCATCAGGATAATGTCAATATTGAAACCCCAGAAACTATACTGAACTGATATCTGAGAAATTAAAGCGATCGCTTTAAATTACGGAGGCGATTAGAGAAACTTCTCATTACCAGTAAAGCAAATAGGGGGGTCTGTTGAATGGCGAATAAAAATCGCCGTTCATCCATTGTTGCCAGTTTACAGCCAGTTTTCGCTATGGCTGTAGAGGCGCGAGTTTTCTCTGGATGAACTAGGGCTCCTTCCCCAAACACATCCCCCTTTTTCAGGGTTTCAATTACTTTTCCCTTCACCACAAAATCTACTTCCCCCTCAAGAATACCGTACATTAAATCGCCGGGTTCTCCTTCTTCAAAAATTACCTCTCCGGCCGATAAAATCTGCTCCGGCAGGTTTTCAAAAATTTGGACAGTTTGTGCAGGTTCTAACATAGCTAATGGATAATTGACAATTGACAATGGACAATGAGAAACAGGTAATAAAACTCCCTATCTTACTCCCTCTCCTTCTGGGAGAGGGAGTAAGATAGGGGGAGTAGTCCGACCATCCTTATTGTCATCTAAATCCTGAGAAACAGGATCGGTTCCCGCCCATTCTTTACGGGTGATAAATCCATCTCCATCGGGGTCTTCAACAGGTCATAACTCTTAATCCGCATGGGTTAAAGTTTCCTAACTTTCGAGGATAGTTAATCGTTCGGCGAGTAGGTCTTCCAAGGATTCTAAAGCCTTAGAAAACCCCTTGATTCCTTCCTCTAATTTTTCGGAAGCCATCGGATCTTCCTTGTGCATTTTAGCAAAGGTTGACCCATCCATTGAGATTTTTTCTATGTCCGATGATTTAGCTAATTCGGGGTCGAGTTTGCGGGGTAAATCTCCCGTTTTAGTATCAAGTTCTTCAAGAAGACTCGGAGAAATTGTGAGTAAATCACAGCCAGCCAGTTCAGTGATTTCGCCAATATTACGGAAACTCGCTCCCATCACTTCCGTGGGATAGCCGAATTTTTTGTAGTAGTTATAAATTTGGGTAACAGATTGCACCCCAGGGTCTTCATGAGGGGCATAATTTTCCCGTCCGGTCTTCTTTTTATACCAGTCTAAAATGCGACCTACAAAAGGAGAAATTAACGTCACTCCAGCTTCAGCACAGGCTACAGCTTGATGAAATCCAAATAATAGGGTAAGATTACAGTGAATTCCCTCTTTTTCCAAGATTTCGGCGGCGCGAATTCCTTCCCAAGTTGAGGCAATTTTAATCAAAATGCGATCGCGTGAAACACCGTGGGATTCATATTCAGAAATCAGATAACGAGCTGTAGCGAGCGTGCCTTCAGTATCATAAGATAAACGAGCATCAACTTCTGTCGAGACGCGACCCGGAATAATTTCCAGAATTTGTAACCCAAAAGCCACGGCTAAACGGTCCGTGGCTCGGGTAGCTACATCTTTCGGAGTCGCTTCGGTTCCTAGTTCAGCGCGAGCTTGTTTCAGGGTATCATCAACAATACCTTGATATTCTGGCATCCCTGCTGCTGCTGTAATCAAAGATGGGTTAGTAGTGGCATCTTGGGGGGTAAAGTTGTGAATAGCTTTGATATCCCCAGTATCAGCAACAACAATAGTAAAATCTCGCAGTTGTTTTAACAAAGTGTTGGACATTTTTAGCTCCTATTAGGGGTCGAGAGTAGAGTCGCCTCTACCCCCTCCCATTCAAAACAGTGCGTGAAAGTTTCCCTTCACACGGCTCCTAGTCTGATTGTTCCATTGTTAAGGATACAGCGTTGGCGTTATCTAGTGCCGTTTTATCATCGTGACAATGGCGATGTAATAGTTGAAGGTTTTTGTATTCATCCTTTCCGCCTGAGCTTCAAGGTACAATGTGGTCTACTTCAACTATATCCGATGGTGCGAAATACTGTCCACACCAGGTACATCTACCTTTTTGTTTTTTGAGTAGTTTTGCTACCCTGTTGGGCGTGTCGATTGCTTGTCCTTTTCTGGTTGCCCAGTAAGTCCAGTTTCCGTCGTATGGTGTTGCGTCAGGGCGTATTAGGGTGTGTCTAACAATCGGAGTCCAATTATGTTTCCATAGTTGGAATCCATCTTCGGTCTGGAATAACCAAGATTCATGTCTTTCTTTCCCATTGCTAAGTTTAACCGTTCCTTTGTGGAAGTAGTTTCCTAGCTTTTCGTGGTTTGCCTTTCCGCATCTTGATACTGTCCATGCCCTTAACATTAGCCACGCTGTGTGGTCTAGCTTAACGAAGGTCTCTGATGAGACTACCCCTGAGTAGTAGTTTGACCATCCCCGTATTACCGGGTTTAGCTTGCTAATCAGGGCTGATTGAGGTGCTGTTTTAAGTTGTTTTATTACACCTTTAATCGTTTGTGTATGGGCTTTAACTGCTTTGTTGCTGGGTTTTATGTGAGTTTTGAATCCTAATAGTTTGTGGGGGGTTTTATTAAATAAGAAGCCTCCTTTTCTTCTTCCCCCAAGTTTCCCAGATTTATATTTTCCTGCCGGGTATTGCCTGATATTGAATCCAAGAAAGTCGAACCCTGGTTTTTCTGTTTTACCATTGTACTCAATAGGATTGAGTGTGTGGCAAATTCGAGTTTTTTCAGGTTTTATTTCTAGTCCAACAGGTTTTAACCATTCGGAAATAGCAGTTTTGCACTGTTCAATGATTCCTAAGTCTTTGGATATGACCACAAAATCATCGGCGTATCTTATTACCGTGGCATAAGGTTTACCATTGGTACTTTTCGGATACAGTTTCTCAATTAACCTAACCATGCCATCCAGTGCAATGTTAGCTAGGAGTGGACTTATTACCCCTCCTTGAGGTGTCCCTGTTTCTGTATCTTCAAATGCGCCGTTATCTAGCACACCTGCTTTGAGTCATTGTTTCAGGTCTTTCTTCAGGCTGCTCGGACAATGAATTTTGGATAGTAGATAATCATGGTTTA includes:
- a CDS encoding ATP-dependent 6-phosphofructokinase; this translates as MTKRKRIGILTSGGDCPGLNAVIRAVVNYATCEYNWEVRGIPYATQGLIERKSVVLNRYGLERHGIDPLLSMGGTILGSINKGDTEAQADEVISGYHDLELDALIAIGGDGSLAILHKLAKKGNMNLVGVPKTIDNDVACTELSVGFNSAVSTILDSLDRLSCTAASHDRVMVVEVMGRTTGHLALHSGIVGGADAILIPEIRYSVSGLCKRIQQLRNLWERKFAIVVVAEGAKTTSGESRSYKDALGEVRLRGIGEYVATEIETTLGVESRATVLGHVQRGGAPSSQDRLLATAFGKTAVDVIAAEDYGKMVAWSNHQVVTVSLEKVFQNSPRLLDPNGFWIETARALGVYLGEESEIHSTCSTSQNGHQDNVNIETPETILN
- a CDS encoding cyclic nucleotide-binding domain-containing protein, producing the protein MLEPAQTVQIFENLPEQILSAGEVIFEEGEPGDLMYGILEGEVDFVVKGKVIETLKKGDVFGEGALVHPEKTRASTAIAKTGCKLATMDERRFLFAIQQTPLFALLVMRSFSNRLRNLKRSL
- a CDS encoding transaldolase is translated as MSNTLLKQLRDFTIVVADTGDIKAIHNFTPQDATTNPSLITAAAGMPEYQGIVDDTLKQARAELGTEATPKDVATRATDRLAVAFGLQILEIIPGRVSTEVDARLSYDTEGTLATARYLISEYESHGVSRDRILIKIASTWEGIRAAEILEKEGIHCNLTLLFGFHQAVACAEAGVTLISPFVGRILDWYKKKTGRENYAPHEDPGVQSVTQIYNYYKKFGYPTEVMGASFRNIGEITELAGCDLLTISPSLLEELDTKTGDLPRKLDPELAKSSDIEKISMDGSTFAKMHKEDPMASEKLEEGIKGFSKALESLEDLLAERLTILES